In the Elizabethkingia bruuniana genome, AGCATTTTAAGCTCACAATCAAGCTTTAGCCCATAGCCACTTTTAATCTCTATTGTTGTAATTCCCTGACGAACAAGGTCATCTATTCTAACGCAAAGTGTTTTATGCAGCTCTTCTTCCGTTGCTTCACGGGTATGCTTTACCGAGCTCCAAATCCCACCACCGGATTCTGCAATCTCCAGATATGTTTTTCCGGCATTACGCATAGAGAAATCATTAGCACGATTTCCTGCAAAGCAGATATGTGTATGACAGTCTGTAAATGCAGGCATAGCAATTTGCTCTCCTTCCGTTTCTTCCAAAGTAACATTTGGAAATTCTTTTCTTAAAGTTTCAAAATTGTCAACTTTAACGATTTTACATGACTCAATTAATATCCCGGCGTTCTCTATAATTTCCAGCTGTTCATCTTTTAAACTACCTCGTAGAGGTAAGTTGGCAAGTGTTACTACTTGCTTAAAAGGTCCGATTATTTTCATCTCACTAATTTACGATAAAAATAGAAATTTGATTGCGCTTTATTTTTTTATAAATTTGACTCTACACAAATTTAGTTATGCCTAACTTCCTTCACCCCGATAAAGAGAATTTTTCCGATGATGAGCTTTTTCAGGAGGATCATATTCGTCCGCAAAGTTTCAGAGATTTTGCAGGGCAGCGCCAGACATTGGAAAATCTGGAAATCTTTGTTGCGGCAGCCAAATCCAGAAACAGTTCTCTGGATCATGTCTTATTACACGGCCCGCCGGGATTAGGAAAAACTACTTTAGCACACATTATTGCCAATGAACTTGGTGTTAACTGCAAACTGACTTCTGGTCCGGTATTGGATAAACCTGCAAATCTTGCAGGATTACTGACAAACCTGGAAGAGAATGATGTATTGTTTATCGATGAAATCCATAGACTATCCCCAGTCGTCGAAGAATATCTGTATTCTGCAATGGAAGATTTTAAGATAGATATTATGCTGGAAACCGGTCCCAATGCGCGTTCAGTACAGATAGGACTAAACCCTTTTACACTGGTAGGTGCAACTACGCGTTCCGGTATGCTAACAAAGCCATTACTTGCCAGATTTGGTATCCAATCCAGACTGGAATATTATAACATCGAATTGCTTTCTACTATTATACAGAGAAGCGCAAGGGTTATGGGCATCAAAATCTATGAAGATGCTTCTATAGAAATTGCTAGAAGAAGTCGTGGTACACCCAGAATTGCTAATGCTTTGCTGAGAAGAGTACGTGATTTTGCAGAAATAAAAGGCAACGGGGATATTGAAATTGAAATTACCAAATTTGCTCTAAATGCATTAAAAGTTGATGAATATGGACTTGATGAAATGGACAACAAGATATTGAGAACCATGATCGAAAACTTTAAGGCACGTCCCGTTGGCATCAGTGCTTTGGCTACTTCAATTGGAGAAAATCCGGAAACACTGGAGGAAGTATATGAACCTTTTCTTATTCAGGAAGGCTTTATTATCCGAACTCCGAGAGGGCGTGAAGTAACAG is a window encoding:
- the ruvB gene encoding Holliday junction branch migration DNA helicase RuvB; protein product: MPNFLHPDKENFSDDELFQEDHIRPQSFRDFAGQRQTLENLEIFVAAAKSRNSSLDHVLLHGPPGLGKTTLAHIIANELGVNCKLTSGPVLDKPANLAGLLTNLEENDVLFIDEIHRLSPVVEEYLYSAMEDFKIDIMLETGPNARSVQIGLNPFTLVGATTRSGMLTKPLLARFGIQSRLEYYNIELLSTIIQRSARVMGIKIYEDASIEIARRSRGTPRIANALLRRVRDFAEIKGNGDIEIEITKFALNALKVDEYGLDEMDNKILRTMIENFKARPVGISALATSIGENPETLEEVYEPFLIQEGFIIRTPRGREVTDKAYKHLNMAKPKRPDELF